In Gossypium arboreum isolate Shixiya-1 chromosome 6, ASM2569848v2, whole genome shotgun sequence, the following are encoded in one genomic region:
- the LOC108484097 gene encoding derlin-2.2 isoform X2: protein MAQAIEEWYKQMPVITRSYLTAAVAITIGCSLEIISPYHLYLNPKLVVKHYQFWRLITNFLYFRKMDLDFMFHMFFLARYCKLLEENTFREGLQIFYMLLFGASVLTGIVLIGGMIPYLSASFARIIFLSNSLTFMMVYVWSKQNPFIHMSFLGLFTFTAAYLPWGMIAGHAYYFLEDVYPQMTGRRP from the exons atGGCTCAAGCTATTGAAGAATGGTATAAGCAGATGCCCGTCATCACCCGTTCTTATCTCACAGCTGCTGTAGCTATCACTATTGGCTGTTCTCTCGAA ATAATATCACCTTATCATCTGTACTTGAACCCTAAACTTGTGGTTAAGCATTATCAATTCTGGCGCCTAATTACTAACTTCCTGTACTTCCGCAAGATGG ATTTGGATTTCATGTTTCACATGTTCTTTCTCGCCCGATACTGCAAGCTTCTTGAAGAGAACACATTCAGGGAAGGACTGCAGATTTTTTACATGCTTTTGTTTGGAGCTTCTGTCTTAACTGGCATTGTGCTTATAGGAGGAATGATACCTTATCTGTCAGCATCATTTGCCCGAATCATATTTCTAAGCAATTCATTGACATTCATGATG GTTTATGTATGGAGCAAACAGAATCCTTTTATACATATGAGTTTTCTGGGTCTTTTTACCTTCACAGCAGCTTACTTGCCCTGG GGAATGATAGCTGGTCATGCATACTATTTTCTTGAAGATGTATATCCCCAAATGACTGGTCGCAGACCCTAA
- the LOC108484097 gene encoding derlin-2.2 isoform X1 codes for MAQAIEEWYKQMPVITRSYLTAAVAITIGCSLEIISPYHLYLNPKLVVKHYQFWRLITNFLYFRKMDLDFMFHMFFLARYCKLLEENTFREGLQIFYMLLFGASVLTGIVLIGGMIPYLSASFARIIFLSNSLTFMMVYVWSKQNPFIHMSFLGLFTFTAAYLPWVLLGFSVLVGASAWVDLLGMIAGHAYYFLEDVYPQMTGRRP; via the exons atGGCTCAAGCTATTGAAGAATGGTATAAGCAGATGCCCGTCATCACCCGTTCTTATCTCACAGCTGCTGTAGCTATCACTATTGGCTGTTCTCTCGAA ATAATATCACCTTATCATCTGTACTTGAACCCTAAACTTGTGGTTAAGCATTATCAATTCTGGCGCCTAATTACTAACTTCCTGTACTTCCGCAAGATGG ATTTGGATTTCATGTTTCACATGTTCTTTCTCGCCCGATACTGCAAGCTTCTTGAAGAGAACACATTCAGGGAAGGACTGCAGATTTTTTACATGCTTTTGTTTGGAGCTTCTGTCTTAACTGGCATTGTGCTTATAGGAGGAATGATACCTTATCTGTCAGCATCATTTGCCCGAATCATATTTCTAAGCAATTCATTGACATTCATGATG GTTTATGTATGGAGCAAACAGAATCCTTTTATACATATGAGTTTTCTGGGTCTTTTTACCTTCACAGCAGCTTACTTGCCCTGG GTGCTTTTGGGATTCTCTGTTCTTGTTGGTGCTAGTGCTTGGGTGGATCTGTTG GGAATGATAGCTGGTCATGCATACTATTTTCTTGAAGATGTATATCCCCAAATGACTGGTCGCAGACCCTAA
- the LOC108484179 gene encoding cardiolipin synthase (CMP-forming), mitochondrial, which produces MGIYRSLQTLITKNPKKARTFLTSASTNSTATTATYVIPPLSSPLFHTRVSPFSPSLSKWIAPFNGPLFLASPPWKLSQSATPFWGNVTVLRKVQALNLDLIRGGGAKFPVKLRFGSVLSNPTALDRMETQKQSNKEREAVLESFVNLPNFISMSRLVSGPLLGWMIVNEMYGLAFVGLAISGATDWLDGYIARKMRINSVVGSYLDPLADKVLIGCVALSMVHNHLLHTGLVGLVVFRDVALVSGAVYQRASSLGWQWKSRLDFFNLDGTSPQKVEPLFISKVNTVFQLILVASALLQPEFGTLETQLCITYLSWLVAATTVGSTFAYGAQHMRKRPGSMTRKH; this is translated from the exons ATGGGGATTTACAGATCTCTGCAAACCCTAATCACCAAAAACCCTAAGAAAGCTCGAACTTTTTTGACCTCAGCATCTACGAATTCAACTGCTACAACAGCCACTTATGTAATTCCACCTCTATCCTCCCCTCTCTTTCACACCCGAGTCTCCCCCTTTTCTCCGTCTCTTTCTAAATGGATCGCTCCTTTCAATGGCCCTCTCTTCCTCGCTTCTCCTCCCTGGAAGCTCTCCCAATCCGCCACTCCCTTCTGGGGCAACGTCACCGTTTTAAGAAAAGTCCAAGCGTTGAATCTTGACTTGATCAGAGGCGGCGGAGCTAAATTCCCAGTCAAGCTACGATTTGGGTCTGTCCTATCGAACCCGACAGCCTTGGATCGGATGGAAACCCAGAAGCAAAGTAATAAGGAGAGGGAAGCTGTGCTTGAGAGTTTCGTGAATTTGCCCAATTTCATTTCAATGAGTCGATTGGTTTCTGGTCCTTTGCTTGGATG GATGAttgtaaatgaaatgtatggtctTGCATTTGTGGGATTGGCTATCTCTGGTGCAACTGATTGG TTGGATGGTTATATAGCTAGAAAGATGAGGATTAATTCTGTGGTGGGTTCTTATCTTGATCCTCTTGCTGATAAG GTTCTTATTGGATGTGTTGCTTTGTCAATGGTACATAACCATCTTTTGCACA CTGGACTTGTCGGGCTTGTTGTCTTTCGAGATGTTGCCCTTGTTAGTGGTGCTGTGTACCAAAGAGCCAGTAGCTTGGGTTGGCAG tGGAAAAGTCGACTAGATTTCTTTAATCTTGATGGGACTAGTCCACAGAAGGTTGAGCCTCTCTTTATAAGCAAA GTTAACACAGTTTTCCAGCTGATATTAGTTGCTTCAGCTCTCCTTCAACCTGAGTTTGGAACACTAGAAACTCAATTATGCATCACATACTTAAG TTGGTTAGTGGCTGCCACAACAGTAGGTTCTACCTTTGCATATGGAGCACAACACATGAGAAAGAGACCAGGGTCGATGACTAGAAAGCATTAG